TTGAAAAAGTTTCCTCCATTAACTGCTTCAATTTCCTGCCCATTGAGCAGGAATCTAATGGTTCTTACGCTGCCTGCAGGTCCGGGCCGGATATCCTCGGGCAGGTACGAAAGGGCTTCAAGTTCTTCTTTGCTAAAACGAGCAATATTCAGAATCTTTGAGTTTTCAAATACGGCAGAGAAAATCGAGACATAGAAATTCGCTGCCTCTTCAGCCTGGTCGTTAAAGGTTAAGCACGGTGCTATTTTCTGAGTACTGGCTTTCATAAGGTTTCCCCCACATCAGACGACTCCTTAATATTTTGCATATTTTAGTTACCCACTCAAAATTACATAATTTTGTTCTGTAATCAGTCCTATAATCAGTCAATCAGTCATTTCTCTTAGCTGGAGAACTGGGTGTTCTTTTTTCAGTTTCATAGTGAAGCAAAACATTTCCGGATTTGAAATTCTTTGTTTCCAAAAGCTTAAAATTTAATTTTTTAACGCCTTTAAACAGCGGTTTTCCTGCTCCCAGAACAACCGGGGTTACCGCCAATAAATATTCATCAATTAATCCTTCGGAAGTAAGCTGCTGTACAATCGTGCCACTGCCAAATATCAGGATGTCAGAGCCTTTTTCCTGTTTTAATCTGCTTACTTCTTCCGTAACATTGCCTTTAACTAGTCTGGTGTTCTGCCAGGAAACCTCTTTCAAAGTTTTCGAAAAAACAACTTTGGTCATCCGGTTTAATTCTTCAGCAGTAGCTCGTGCTTCTTCGGGAGCCTCCGGGTCGGCAGCCACCTTTGGCCAGAAGCTTTCGAATAGCTGGTAGGTCACTCTGCCAAGTAAAACCGTACCAGGTAGATCTGTATCAGGTTGGCCCATTTCGTGCAATGCTTTGTCAAGTTCAGGGTCCACTATAAACCAGTCGATTTCTCCGTTCGGTCCGGCAAAAAAGCCATCAATAGAGATTCGATTAAACATTACAACTTTTCTTATAACACTCACCCCTATTCCTTCAAAACTGCTCTCACCGAAGTTTCAATTAGCAGGCAATCTACTTTATACGGGTTCCAATAAAGTCATAAGCTACATTTCCGGAACTTTCTTTTCCCGGGTTCGGTCTCCAGCCGCCTGAAAAGGTGTTACCGTCTTCGCTTATTTTGCCCGTCATTTTTGCCCCTCCACCCAGATCCGTCGTGATTATCACATCTTTGCCCTTAATGTCATATCTGTATGGAATCGGCACTCCTGCCAGATTAGAATAGACAAGTGAAGGGAATGTATCGTTCTCCAGATCATAGTAAATGAGTTCAAGGCTCTGGATTTTCATGCCCATAAAATCAGCCTCGAAACTCTGTTTTAAAAAGAATCCTCCAGGCAGCCATTCAAAAGTAGTAAGTGCAGATACATTATCGGTTTTAGAATCAAGAGTACGACCTTTTATACTCCACGTGCCGACCAGCCCTTCCAGGCGTTTGAGTGCAGAGTCAGGTTTGGGTTGCTGTTCTAATTGCGTGTCATTGTCTGAAATAGTAGTTTCCCCCTCTTTTTAATTATTAATGTTAATTAGAAGATTATGAGTTCGCAATTTGCGGATTTGTTAGTAAATTCTCTTTTTTCTTGCCCTGTTTTTCTCCTGTTCTTCTCCTGTTTTGTATGGTCTATAATTAGTGCAGTCGATGGCATTTTTCACATCCCTTCTGGCATGGGCGAGTCAAGAAACCGTGTAATAATTGCAGCCAGCATAGGGAAAGAGAGAATGTCGTAGTGCGTTGTGCCTGGCAGAATAGCGAGCTGTGCCTGAGGTCTCAGAGCCCTGTCCAGGCCGACATCCCGCTGCCCGCCGCCAAATTGTGCAAAGAATTCCATAATATGCGCCATACGGACGCTGTCCGCATCCGCGAAGACGATCATTACGGGTGATTTGATCGCAGTTATTTCTTTCGACCAGTCAAAGTCCTGCCTGACAAGGTCGCCGAGTTTGGTAAAGAGCGCTTCCCAGTCAGTATCGGGATAAAACTGATAGAGCTGAGTCTGCTTGATAGATTTTGCAGTATCGGGACCCATCTGTGCCATGAGATCCAGAACCTCGGGATACCATCCACTCTGCTTAACCGGAGCCGAGATCACTACTATCTTGTGAATTAAATCCGGGTGACGGATAGCTATTTGCAGTGCTACGCCTGCGCCAAGAGAGTAACCCGTAAAGTCTGCTTTTTCGATACCCAAATGCTTCATCAGTGCTGCAACATCCTCAGCCATCAATTCAAATCTGAGTGGCCTGTCAATATCTGCTGTATGTCCATGCGCCTGCACATGGACGGCATGACCTGCCTGCTTTCGGAAAGTTTTGGCAGGACCGGATCGAACATTTTGCTCGCACCAACGCCGCCATGAAGCAGAATTAACGGTCTGCCGGTTCCATGGACTTCATAATACATGTTAAGACCATTAACAGGAGCATAGTTGCCTGTAACCTCTCTATCCGTGAGAGCGGGCTCTCTTTTCTCTTCCCTGTTTTTAGAGGTGGAACCTGTATCAAATGGGTATGCCGTTAGATCTTCTACTCTGGTTAACTTCAAATCCATCCAGGGTAACCAGCTTGAGCTAGCAGTTAACATCTCCCAGATGCCCGTTATGGTGTCGCCTTTGTCGCTAAACACGCCAGTGAAACGAATTGATTTTCCTGTAATAATCAAAGTATTATCGTGCACACTTCCTTGCAATAGATCATAATTGCCCTTATTGTCGAAAGAATGCATGGGATACGTCTGGCTCGAGTGATCATAACTGATGACCTCGACTGACTTCACCTCCTCGTCTCCCATACGCACATCCACGCGGTGAATAAGAAAAAATCCGCCCGGTAGCCATTCATAAATATCCGTTCCGCATATCCTGACTGACGATTTGGACAGCATTTCCCTTGTCTGCCCTTCAGTTTTCCATTTCCCCACCAGTCGGTCAAGTTTCCTGAGTTCGGGATATGGTTTTTCAGGTTACCTGCCCAGGACTGCATTGTTATTATCTGCTATGCTGGACCCCCTATCTTTCATTTATTTTAATAGGCTTTTGATCAAATGTGCTTTCATCAAAAGTACTTTCATCAAAATGTTTATTTTCGGCAAAGCTTGCAACCGTCTTCTTGAGGTAAGGTGACCATTCAAAAAGAATCAGACAGATGCATTCAAACAGATGCATTATCTTTAGAGTTAAACTTATGCGGCTTTACAAACTTTTATGCTCCTCATACTCTCAGTTGCCCAGTTTATTGTCCCTTATGCGCCTGTTTTAGTTTTTTTATGTCAATTTTATCCATCTGAAGCATTGCTTCCATAACTCTTCTTGATTTTTCAGGATCAGGGTCACTCAATAGCTCGCCCAAGACAGTGGGAACGATTTGCCATGAAACGCCGTATCTGTCTTTAATCCATGCAGGCCCCTGTTTTTCTCCGTCCTCGGAGAGCTTCTCCCACAACTCATCTACTTCTTCCTGCGTTTCGCAATTGACGAAAAACGATATAGCTGGTGAGAAAGTAAATTCCGGGCCGCCATTTAGAGCGATGAATTCCTGTCCTTCAAGCTGGAATGTCATGGACATTACACCTCCCTTCAAGCCAGGCTCTGCTTCTCCGTAGCGCGTAGTGCTCAATATTTTTGAATTCTTGAAAACGGAGGTATAAAAGTTAACCGCCTCCTCAGCCTGGCTGTCGAACCATAAAAACGGGGTAATTTTTTGCATGTATTTTCTCCTGATTTATCACTTTAATAGATTTTTTCATTTTGGTGGAAGTCCTGTTTTTTGCATCCTTTCCAGCAGTTCGTCAAGTTGATCGCAAGAGTCATTGACGCCTTCCTCCATGCCTGATTGGAGCATCCCATCATGGTCTTCAACCTTCTGGAAGACAGATTGAGATATCAGTTCTGTCCTGTTGCCTGGCAATGCTTCAAATCTCGCTGTATCGAGGATAACATGCCCTTTTTCAGGAAGTCCTTCAAACTCAAAGGTACTGATAATTCTCTCAGGTGCTGTTACCTCGTGGTTCACCCCATGAAATGCATATTCATTGCCTTCCTGATCTTTTTGGACATACCGCCATGATCCGCCACTTTTCGGTTCAAATATCTCAAGAGTTGTTGTGAGTTCTCGCGGCCCAAGCCTTGCTTGTCAGCAAAAGAACTGTCACGTTTTGTCGTTTAGCTTGACTATTCAAAATAATCTCTGTAACAGTACACTGAGAAAGTGCTCTAGATTATACTTTTTAGTAAAGAACCTTATTCGAAAATTAAATGACCTATCCTGATAGTCTAAAAATATACCATCTAGCGTATCATCCAGTTTAGTTGTTCTACTCCATCCCCATTATGATTATAAACAGGCTCCTACAAAAAAGCTACTATACCTTGAGGAAATTTCTAGACTGTAAGCTTTTAAGGATTTTTTAGTGCACTATTTTATTTACTGCTCTCAGTCTGTGTCCCGGACTTTTTCGACAACTTTCTTGTTATATGAGTTCACGATATCACTCCGGGTGATAAGTCCCAGAAGCTTTGTTTTATCCCGGCGGTCCACGACAGGGAGCCTGCCTATTTGTTTTGAGCCAAGGCGTTTGAGGACGGCTTCAAGGGTTTCGTCGGGATAGGCGATTTCCACATCGTGGGTGGCGATATCCCCTATCTTTTTGTCGACTTCCCCGTACTTTACTTTGCTCCGGAGGTCTGAGAGTGTAACTATCCCCGAGAGTTTGCCTTTGGAGTCAAGGACAGGAAAACCGGCGTGGCGGCTTGCCTGCATGAGGGCGATGAGGGTGCCCACGTTCTTTTCTTCGGAAACTGTCTGGACATGTGTGACCATGGCATCTTTTACAAGCATGGAGACCATGATATCCACTTCCCTGCCTTTCCTGATCTTAAATCCTCTTCTGCGGAGCCCTTCCGTGAAAATAGACTCCGGATGCATTGCATTTGACATCACGTTGCTCAGAACACAGGCAAACATGAGGGGAAGGATAAGGCTGTAGTCCCTGGTGATTTCAAATAAGATAAGGATAGCAGTAAGGGGAGCTCTGGCAGTCCCTGCAAAAACGGCTCCCATCCCGACCATTGCATAGGCTCCTGATTCGGCTATTGTCCCGGGGAAAAGTATGTTTGCGGCTGTCCCGAAGGCTCCTCCTAACATAGCGCCTGCAAAAAGGGAAGGAACAATTGTTCCTCCCGACCCTCCGGAGGCAAGAGTCAGAGAAAAGGCAAGGATCTTTAAGAAGAGCAGAATTAGCAGGAGCTTGAAGGTAAACTGGTTGTTCAGGGCATCCATAATTACGTCATAGCCCATTCCCAGGACGCGGGGGTAAAAGAGTCCGATTGCACCTACTGCAAGCCCTCCAAGGGCAGGCTTGAAAACGGGATGGAGAGG
The genomic region above belongs to Methanosarcina horonobensis HB-1 = JCM 15518 and contains:
- a CDS encoding VOC family protein; translated protein: MKASTQKIAPCLTFNDQAEEAANFYVSIFSAVFENSKILNIARFSKEELEALSYLPEDIRPGPAGSVRTIRFLLNGQEIEAVNGGNFFNFCEGMSLYVRCEDQKEIDWLWEKLSEGGEKSQCGWLKDKYGVSWQIAPAIVDEMLSDPDPEKSNRVIIAIYGMKKYDIEALKRAYEGR
- a CDS encoding dihydrofolate reductase family protein; this encodes MSVIRKVVMFNRISIDGFFAGPNGEIDWFIVDPELDKALHEMGQPDTDLPGTVLLGRVTYQLFESFWPKVAADPEAPEEARATAEELNRMTKVVFSKTLKEVSWQNTRLVKGNVTEEVSRLKQEKGSDILIFGSGTIVQQLTSEGLIDEYLLAVTPVVLGAGKPLFKGVKKLNFKLLETKNFKSGNVLLHYETEKRTPSSPAKRND
- a CDS encoding DUF1579 family protein; amino-acid sequence: MSDNDTQLEQQPKPDSALKRLEGLVGTWSIKGRTLDSKTDNVSALTTFEWLPGGFFLKQSFEADFMGMKIQSLELIYYDLENDTFPSLVYSNLAGVPIPYRYDIKGKDVIITTDLGGGAKMTGKISEDGNTFSGGWRPNPGKESSGNVAYDFIGTRIK
- a CDS encoding alpha/beta fold hydrolase, with product MQAHGHTADIDRPLRFELMAEDVAALMKHLGIEKADFTGYSLGAGVALQIAIRHPDLIHKIVVISAPVKQSGWYPEVLDLMAQMGPDTAKSIKQTQLYQFYPDTDWEALFTKLGDLVRQDFDWSKEITAIKSPVMIVFADADSVRMAHIMEFFAQFGGGQRDVGLDRALRPQAQLAILPGTTHYDILSFPMLAAIITRFLDSPMPEGM
- a CDS encoding VOC family protein encodes the protein MQKITPFLWFDSQAEEAVNFYTSVFKNSKILSTTRYGEAEPGLKGGVMSMTFQLEGQEFIALNGGPEFTFSPAISFFVNCETQEEVDELWEKLSEDGEKQGPAWIKDRYGVSWQIVPTVLGELLSDPDPEKSRRVMEAMLQMDKIDIKKLKQAHKGQ
- a CDS encoding chloride channel protein, whose amino-acid sequence is MEVKPESRYRFLSIREYPKITEYITRFDTEATRVNSIAILIGLLTGLVIGVYDRTLQYSNTLFGMQQGFSLHEFPYYYVILMPALGGLLVGLISHYLIKTKYGVEGLIETVTLRGARIKLRDSFLEVFTSIITISSGGALGKEAPGVLAGAGTGALVGRIMKSPERQLQTLLGCGAAGGIAAAFSAPLAGVVFVVEVIYGELETRTFIPIVISSVFATLVSSTLFGIKPIQISPYQLVSPYKELGLYLILGLLAGLISTLLIRTLYYAKDLFSEIPLHPVFKPALGGLAVGAIGLFYPRVLGMGYDVIMDALNNQFTFKLLLILLFLKILAFSLTLASGGSGGTIVPSLFAGAMLGGAFGTAANILFPGTIAESGAYAMVGMGAVFAGTARAPLTAILILFEITRDYSLILPLMFACVLSNVMSNAMHPESIFTEGLRRRGFKIRKGREVDIMVSMLVKDAMVTHVQTVSEEKNVGTLIALMQASRHAGFPVLDSKGKLSGIVTLSDLRSKVKYGEVDKKIGDIATHDVEIAYPDETLEAVLKRLGSKQIGRLPVVDRRDKTKLLGLITRSDIVNSYNKKVVEKVRDTD